The Drosophila biarmipes strain raj3 chromosome X, RU_DBia_V1.1, whole genome shotgun sequence genome includes the window TGGGCGCGTTCCCAGGGAGTCGCCAGAACAGATCGAATTATTTTGTCCTGGCTCGATGGTCTCACTGTAAAGTTCGGGTTCAGGGACCTCCTCCGCGGGCACCCTTATGGGTGGGCCAACGCCCTTGGCCGACCGGTGAGCAGTGTAGTGGAAGTGGCTAAAAGGACAGTGGACACAGTGGCCGTGAATGGGGACAAACAGGATCACGGATGCCCGAAGGCAACATCCTCGCACGTAAAATGTGAACCACAGAGCCTAATGCAGATGGGACAAGCAGGGTGGGTGGTTGACGACAAGGTGAGGATGAGGAACAGCAGCTAGTTGAAGTGGGGCGGCGAGCAGCAGCGGAAATCGCTGCGGTACACCTCCTGGGCGGGTCGGAAGGTGCGCCAGTAGTTGGGCGCGCAGCAGATGATCCTGGCCAGGTACTCCTTGAACACATCGTAGGTGGGGTAAACAAAGCGCTCGCAGTGGCGCTTGTGATGGTGACGGCACTCGGTATCCGCGATCCAGTCGCGCGCCAGGTGGTTCTCCTCCAGATTCTGGGACTGCTGTAGCATTGGGTGAACGCCAGCGGTGGTGGTAGGGCCCCCCGCGGCACCACTGAGGCGCGGCTTGGTCTGGAGTGTCACAGCATCCCTGGGGAAAATATTTCAGTTAGATGATTGGCGAACATCCTAAGAGGGAACCTACTCTAGGCCTTGAGCAATCATGCGCTGCACTCCGGGGTTCTGGATCACACGGGAGAAGTGGCGGCAGCGGTTGGCCCTGTCCAGGGTGCACAGGTACCAAGTGGGCATCAGAGCGAAGCGGACCTCGGTCAGGATGCGCTCAGCGCACTCACCCCTCTCAAACCAGTTGTGCTCCAGCCAAAGGACCACCGAAAGGAATATCTGCAGGAGCAGGATGATTATTAGGTGGAGTTCAAAGTTAGAATCATCTTCGACGATCTCACCTCGATCTCCGAGTTGACGCTGAGGTAGCAGTTGCGCAGGATGTGGGTCAGTTCGTGCTCGGTAAAGTCCAGAAAGAAGGTGGAGCTGACAATGCAGAGGAAGACGCGCGAGATGCGGGTCAGCATCAGCTCGCACAAGATGCGCGCTTGCGGGTGGCGACGGGCCTCCAGATACGCCTTGAAGGCGGTATCCTCGTTGAAGAACTCCATTTTCTCCAGGGACGACCACAGCTGGCGCAGCAGCACCGGTATCTGCAGCACCTCCTCCGCCACGACACGGGCGAATAGCTCCCGCTCCTCGTTCGCGTCCACGTCCGGCCCAAGCTGCTCCAGCTGCGGCAGTTGCTCCATGAAGTGGCGAGCCGCATAGATCTTGGCGTAGTTCTGCAGAACGCACTTAAAGCAGCGGTACCGTTCGTTACCGGTGGATATGCCCGCCTCCGTCAACGTGCGCTCGCGCAGCACGCGGAGCAGCTGCTCGGAGACGCGCTCAATGGCCGACGGCGACGGCAGGGATGTGGGACCGTCGCTGCCGCCGAGCAGCTCCATCACGATCTGGTTGGCCTCGCCATCGCCCTCGGCGCCAGCGCCGTCGCCGAGACGGGTTAGCAGCCGCACGATCTGCTGTCGCCCGGCCAGCGCCTTCATCTGGGCAGGATCGCCGGCGTCGGCCTGGCCCTCGCTAGTCGAAGAGGCTGGGGCTGATGCGGGACCCACCTCGTTGTCCGACTGTTCGTTGTCGCCCTGGGCGCCGCTCTCGAGGACTTCTGCCTCCGGCTCGGACtgggactgcgactgcgactccTTGTCCTGCTGTTCTTCTCTCACCTCCGGTTCCAGTTCCTCCTGTTGTTCCGGTTGCTCCAGTGGCTCAGGCATAGACTGGGGCTGTGGTAGAGGAAGAGGCTGTGGCTCTGGTTGCACAGTTGGACGCGACTGAACTTGAGCTTGAGTCAGGTTCGAGACGGTAGCCACCGACATGAAGACCTCTACCGACTCCAGTTCTTCAACATGATTTTGATGttggttctggttctggctGCGGTTGCGGGTGCGCATCTGGGCCTGCGCCTGGGCCTTCTGCTCGTCGGAGACGGGCCGGCGGGACATTCGCTTCATGCTTGGACGCAGAAAGGCTCGCAACATGCGCAGATTAAATGCTTGTAAAATGGATACTAAAATTTAGATGGGTAATGACTTTCGAAGCAGCTGCTAGAAAACTAGTGTATGCTACGTATGCTAAAACTTTCTGATTGTGCTCTGATCCCGGATGACAGTCCGTGTCTGACGTTGGGTGAGAAGCAGTGCCCAAATGCAAGGCCTGCCCCGACTTCCATTTCCTCTTTCTGGATATGTTTCTGCGGTTTAGGTGGTTCACGCTGCCCAAGCGCATCCTCCGGTAGAATGAAGCACTCCCAGGTCCATAAAGTCCGGTATATGGGAGCTAAGGTCCATCCTCCTTGCAGATCTTCATGAGGCAGAGCACCAATCTCGAACCCCTGGCTGCACTTCTCCACCAGCGGGGAACGAGCTGCATGTTGGCCATGGCTCCTCAACAAGTTGATAACCTAGGAGTACTCAGTACTGGGTGCTGCGATAAAGATATTGGGCCTCTTCACCGGAAAATCCCAATTTGCAGAAGTTGCGCTTGCGAAgcacaacaaacaaaatggcGAAAACAAGATGGCGGTGCTTGGGGCTGCCAGACCTGCTTTTGGCGCGAAAACCCAGTTTTCAAATGATcgatttgttatatttttaaaaaacattttaaaaaacctttaCTCAAAATTATTGTTTGACTGCAAGCAATTGAATTCGACCATGCAAATTTAAGCAGTCTGTAACAGCAAATTAAGTCAATATGGAGCCAATTAATCCCCAGATGATAGCATCTCCAACTTTTTGGGtcaatttatttacaaaacaaGTCACTAACTAAGCACTATGGTGGAGATCCCATCGTCCGGCTACCTAATCTGGGCGCGCAGGGCGATGCCGCTGGGAATCTCAACACTGTTCACCTGCAAGAGCTGCACCAGGTTGCGCAGGAACTCTTGCGACACCTTCAGCTCGTCGTCGGCCTCCAGACGCTCGAAGAGATCCAGCGCCGCCTCGTAGTCGTTGCTGCGGCAGAACTGGGCCAGCAGCAGGTCGTAAATCTTCTGCTCGTCGATGGTCCGCTGCACGCCCCTCACTCCGCGCGCCAGCCGAAGGAGCGTCCGCACAGCGCCCTCCTGGCCCAAGTGCTCGCAGTTCTTCACCAGCAGCTCGTGGTTGATGCGGAACTCCGGGTTGATGATCAGGCGGCGCAGCTGCGTCTCCTTCCCGGACTCGGCCAGTGCGAGCAGCAGGGCGCTGTTCATGTTGGCCGCCCCGTGGACGCGGCTCACAGTCGCCGTTACCGCAGCCAAGTGTTGCTGTGCGGACTCGGCCGTGGTTCCGGGGAAACGGGCCAGCTCCTGCTCATCCCCGTTGCCCAGGCGCACCAGCAGCGACAGCAGCTCGAACTGCAGGGGAGTGTGCTTGTGAGTGTTGGCCAACCGCTGGAATTCGGTTACCGCCGCGTCCAGGTCGCCCTTCAGCAGCCACTCCCGCACCACCGGCCCCAGTAGGGCATTGTGCGACTGGCAGTAGCCGAGACCTCGGAGGAAGTCCAGAGTCTCGCGGGTCAGATTCGTTTGTTTAGCGCCCTCCCCTCCCGGGCTCTGTGAGGCGGCCAGCTGGGCCACGTTGGTCAGCAGCTGCCAGACGTTCTTGATTACATAGTCGCCACCGACGACCTTGTGCTGCTCCGCGCGTCGCTGCAGCATCTGCTTGGCAGCCTCCAGCTGCTGACCGTGCACCAAGAGGGCGGCGTAGTCGATCACCTTGTGCTCGTCAATCTGAAAGGCTGAAAGAGGAGGGTCTTGGATATAGACTGCAATCTGTGGGGATCTTGGCGTTAGCTTCTACCTGGATAGGTGCTGTTCAGGCGCTCAAGGCTGGCCTGGGCGCGCGGCAAGTCGCGCAACTTAATGTGCAGGTCCAGGATGGAGGCCATCATCCCCGCGCTCGTCTGGACCTTCAGAGCCTGGCACTTGGCCAGTAGCTGCTGGGCCCGCTCCAAGCGACCACTGCGCACCGAGAGCTGCAGCAGACGGCGCAGCACGCCGCGTGGATTCAGCTGCTTGGACTCCAGCTCTACCAGATGACACTCCAGTTCGTCTATGCTCATGTCGCGCGGATGCTTGATGAAGCCACCGTTGAGCGAGGCAGCATCCGTCGGCAGGGTGACCTGGGAGTTTCGCATCTTCTGCAGGGTTTTGCCGAGGTCCTGGATCAGCTCGTTATCCTCGGTGACCTGCCGGGCTAAAGAGAGTAGGACTTCGGCGGCCGTAGGCGAGAGCTGCAGCTCTACGCGTCTAAGTTCGTGCAGGAAACGCCGCAGGGCGGAGGGGTCCTGGCGCAAGCGCGTCTGCGGTCCAGTCATTTGCAGCAGCAAGGCACCCACGAAGTCCTCGCTCCGCTGTAGTGCCTTCTGTTGCAGCGCCTGGACAACCTGCGCAAAAAGGTCGAAGCGCTTGGTGGCACGGGCATTCACTGCCAGCGATGACAGCGGTTGAATCAGCGTGGAGAGGTCTATGCGCGTTGGATACAGCTTCAGCAGTTCCAGCACCTCGGCcatctgctgttgctgcagcaGGTGGCTAACGACAGGTCCCACGGTCAGCGAAGGCTTCACACCCACCGATTCAAGTGATTTTACGGCCTCCAAGGGCTGCGTCAGCGTTTGTTTGAGGTGGGGAAGCAGGTACTGGCGCAAGGTCTCCTCGTCGCACTCGACGCGCAGGCGCTGCATTTCGGCCACCAGGCGCAGCATGCCACTCTCGCCATCCCGCCGGTGGTGGTGTAGGATCAGGGGCCAGAAGTAATGCGGGCGTAGCTGCTCGCCAGCTTCGGACAGCACCTCCAGGCACTGGAGCCCAGATGAGGGCAGCCGGCGCAGGGCCAACTCAGCCACCAAATGAAGCGCGCGGGCATTCTGGTTTCGCTGGACCAGTTCACTGGCGAACTGCAGTGTTTGCTCCAGTGGGACGTGGGCGCGGAAGAACTCCTGCAGCAGCAGTGCGCCGTACTCATCGACGTTTTGGTTCTGTCCCCCAAACTTCGGAGCAGGCAACGCAGCCACGAGCTGGATGGCCACTTGGGTGCGTCGCTGGTGCACCAGCTGGATGCACAGACTCCTGATAGCGGGCGGCAGGTCGAGTCCGGTAAGGAATTCCCGCGGCAGTTCCTTGACTAACTGCTGGGCCAACTCTGTGTCCACATTCTTACTGGCTAGCACTCCACGCAGCATCTGGAGCAGCTGAGGAGCGGTGAATCCCGCCTCCGTTTGCAGCAGCTCCTTGGCCTGGCCCACTTGGCCGTTCTCCACGAGGGCCTCGAACCAGAGCGCCTGGGTGCTGCTGCCGGACTGTATTCCAGCAGCCCGCATACTGGCCAGGACCGACTCTGCGCCGGGGAGGTCTCCGTTGCGGGCGTGGCCCAAAAGCAGGGCGTGGAAGTTGTGCTCCGTTAGGGCAAAGCTGCGCTCGCGCATCTCGGCCAGCAACTCGGTTGCCATGCGCATGTTCCCCGCGGAACAGGCCACGTCCAGTAGAGCACTGTACAGGGCTGCGTCGGCGGCTCCGTGGTACACGGCAATCTCGGCCAGCAGGGAGCGATGATCGGGCAGGGGCAGGCGGTTCTGGCGCAGCACCTGTAGCCTGGTGTGGTAGTGAACCAACGTGGGCTGGCCCAGTTTGAGGAGTTGAGCCCAAAGGCCCTGGAAGAGCTTCAGTCGATCCTGGGCGCTCTGGGCGGGTAGCAACTCGGGCACGCACGAGCCCAGGAGGAAGTGCACTTGCTCCACGCTCACTCCTTCGGGCGTCGGCGTGCGCTGCAAGTGCTCCAGCACGCGCTGGCTGTGCTCGTAGTTAAGCAGGCTGTGCTGTTGGTAGTACGCCTCCAGCTGCGACCACACATCCTCAACGCTGAATTCCGGCTTTTCGGAGGAGGCGGAGCGCCGGCTCTTCCTGTCGCCCGCACCGAGGACGCCACTGGTGCCCAGGAACCGGCGCTGCAGTGAAGGAGCTGCTGGCGGCATCCAAGTCATCGGCGTCATTGCATAACGCAACCTCAGGCTGGCGGAGGATGCCCGGCGTCCTGGCAGCTGGCTCACTGACCGCCACACACTCTGCAACAGTCTTGCTCGCTGCATCTCGGCTTAGTTCATTCAGTTTTCCGAGATTACGAgacttattttaaattagtttagtCGGCACgcaatgcaataaaaaaaacaacacgCGCCGGCAATCAGCTGTGCGTTCCAGTTGGAAGCTATCGGGAACAGTGCTGCCCATCACGATGATCGTTTGAAATGGTGTTCCGTTATTTGAACCGTCATATTATATCGGACTTTGAATTCCAGTCGGAAGCTATCGGAACCTTTTTTGGTGCAGCTCGGTCAAAAAACACAATGCTTTGACTCCAGTaacaaaattttttagaaattttatattttgtttacaaGGTACcgtctttttttttgcgaaaatttgacTCAAATTTCTTTTGGGCCGAAAATTAGGACCatagttttttggcgaaaaccCGATTTGTCTGTTTGACCTTTTTTGGGGTAGCTCGGTCAAAAATGGTGTAGCTTACAAGCTAGAAAATTGATCGCTCTCATTGTTCGGCTAATTGTAGAAAGTACAAatatttcgaaatttgaattcctaaaagatttttaaatcgaAAAAAGAACTCTCGCGTTCAACTCAACTTGGCACAAAGCGAAAAAAGGTAGATACAATAAGCCTGAATTTAACAGCAAGTTATGTTAACCTTAATTTCTTTTAACAAATATGATTTCAACATGAATTTAGGTGGGTGCTCGAACAGGTAGGACACGAGCGGGAAATAAGGAACCAACTAAAATGTTGTTCGCATGCAGGCTTTTTGGAACCCCTATGTATACATAGCTCTCACATCTACCCATCCCAGCCGTTTTGCCTGCACAGCAGCGGATCCTTAACCATGTCGAGGACCAGGGTCTTTCCGTGGTCCGCCGGCCCCTCGCCGGCCCAAGTCTCCTGGATGCTGGTGACGTACTCGGTGAACTCGGTGACAGTGAAGCGGTGTTGGTACGGGAAGCTCAGACGACTGAGGTGGTACGGACAGTTGGGGTGGTAGACCCACTGGCGCGGGAAGACCACGCCAATGCTGTGGTCCTCGCAGACGGCGAGGAACTCCTCGGTGTCGTCGTACTGGCAGCGCACCCCGATGAAGGACATGGCCTGCTCCAGCGAAGCCATTGTCTCCGGGTCCCGGTTGAAGGCCAGCAGCACGGGATCCGGCCGGAAGAGCTCATCCTTGTCCGGCCGGTTGATGGACTCGCGTAGGCTGAACAAGAAGGTCATGGGCATGTGGTTGAAGCGGACACAGTTCATCAGGCGGCGCATGTACGGCAGGCGCGTCGGCTCCACCGGATGTCCCAGCCAGCGGAGCACGGCAAAGAACACCTCCATCTCTGAGTTGACGCCAATGGCGTCCTGGCGCAGTAATACCTCCAGAACATTGACCTCCAGGTCCAGATACTCGGGGCTGCCCACCAGCGCCAGGAAGTAGTTGCGCAGCCGACCGAGCATCGCCTCGCAGACCTCGCCCAGCGCCGGCAGCTCCTTGGCCTCCAGAAAGACCAGGAAGGCCCTCTTCTCGCGCACCTCGTCGGTGGACAGCAGCTGCCAGCAGTCCTTCTCGAGCAGCGGGACACGCAGGCGGCGCGCCGCCTGGAGGGTGGCCACCGCCACGTTGAACGCCGGCATCTGCTCGGTACGCATCCAATCGTAGAGCGCCGCAAAGCCGCGGGCAGGCACCTCCCGCTCAAGGAACTTGAAGCGGGTCATCCGCCAGTCGCGGTTGGCGAACCACACGGAGTAGCACTTCAGCAGGCTGGGGATGCACTGGAACCGCTGCTGTCCGATCTTGATGCGGACGTAGGCGCCGTGGTTGCCCTTCACCATATCGGCCAGCACAGACGGCACCGCCTTCTTGCGCGGCGCATTGCCAATTGCCACGGGATGGAGCTGGACCTTCAGATAGGAGAACACCGAGCGGAGCGGCACCTGGCAGTCATTGTCCTTGAAGGCCTTCCAGTCGATGTACTCCGCGTCCGTGAACATCTTCCACCGGAGCTCATTCTCCTGCTGCCTGCAAAAGTCCCTCGGCCAAGCGTCATCCTCGGACTGGTTGGGGGAGATGATCTTCCAGCGGGTTGGTGGCTCTTCCTCCGTGTTTTCACCCTTGGTCTTGGCCCAGCTGCTCCTGGCCGTCTTGGGCTTCTTGGCCCTGTGGAACCGAGACCTAACCTTCCAAGTTTTCGGTTTTTCCGATCCCTTATGGCCCATCTTCTTGGACGCAGTCGGGCTTTCGTACAAGCCGCGCGTTTTATCGGAAGCGGGACACCTGATGGAATAGCAATCTCCGAGCTCCATGGTGCTACTGGCAGGCTTGGGAAACGTACGGAGCACCCTGGGCGACAGCTTTGAGCACAGCCAACTTGATCTTGACCTACAAGCCCTACTTTCAAAGGATAGTACTGGCCCTCAAAAATTGGTTCAAAATACATAAACCTCCTTAAGGAAAGCACCTTCTATACACAAATACGTACCTATATTCACTCATGTCCTTGTCTTTATTTTACAACAGCTAATTAATCATATCCCCAGCAAATGCCTTCCTACAGCTTGTATTTAGCCAGGCGTCGGCGCTGCGCAGCCATCGGAGTGCCTTCCGCGCGCAGCTCGTTCAACAAGGATTCCCGCCAAGGGCGAAGCAGGAGACTCTTTGTTGCCAGCAAGGAAGCGGTGGGCAGGAGGGAGTACTGAGCCATGCGATGCCAGAACCCCTGCGCATCGCTCACCACGCTGGTCACCAGGCCGCTGTGGTGGGCAGAGCTGGCATCCGCCCGATCGCCCAGGCGCAGCAGCCAGTTGACGTGGGACACAGTCCACGCGGGGCCCACCTGGGTGCAGGGGTCCAGGTGTGAAAAGGCGGGCTCAAAGCTGGCGGACGGCGTGGCGAAGACCAGGTCGCACAGGCTGCTCACGCTGAGGCCCAGACCCACACACTGGGCCTCGACGAAGGCCACCAGGAGCTTACGATGCCCAAGTAGCTTTTTGGCCATCGAGCGCATCACAAAGTTGGCCGCCTTCTCGGGGATGTACTGTTCCTCGGCATCGTCGCTACTGACCGCTTTCAGCTGACTCGCCAACTGCCGCATTCTCTTCTCCTGACCCTGTCTCAGGGCCAGCGGTTCCTTTTCGCCCCCGCATCCTGCAGAGAACTCCCCCGACAGCACCACCAGCTGAACACCGGGATCCGCAGTGGCCAGATCCAGCGCGCGCATCAGTTCGTAGATGGTGCGGCGATTCCATTGCCGCTGGAAGTGGATGTGGAGCAACCCAGGGCGCTCCTTAACGACCAGCTCCCTGAAGTGCTTGCAGCTCCTTTCGTGCGTGGCCATCGTGGCTGCTTCGCAATCGAGACTGACAGCATCAGATTGCCGAAAGACAGGACGGGCGTCAACATCTGCGCTTATCATGTGGTCAAAGTGCAGCTACGCCTTCATCTCACGCATCTTTTGTGCCAATTCAGTGCGCTAATCAACGCACTTGCTGCTGGGAGATTTCATTAGTGTACATGCTGAGTATATGCTATCTTTACCTCCTCTGCTGGCTAGCCAGGCCACTTAAACCTTCCAGCTTAACAATGTAGCTCTGCGAGAGTTCATCAGGTTCAGGGAACTTTATTAGCTACGTAAGAACTATGTTAATAATATACAAGTGCCTCTCAGACACGCCCTCCGGAATAAATAACCAATGGACTACACTCAGTGCTCGTCCAGATGTGAGAACTTCTTGCGCAGCTTCTCGCGCCTCTCCTTCTTCACGTGTCGCCAGGGCTTGGCTGCCGGATCTGTGCCGGCCACCAGGGAGCCGTCGTTGGCTAGGCGCACATTCGGGAAGTTGGCGCGTCCCTTGACGTGGACATGGGTGGGCTTGGCGGAGAAGAACTGATTGTCTAGCTCCTTGGACGTGCTTTTGTCGATCTGCGGGACAACCAAGGTCAATAAGCGGGATTGGGGCTAGTTCAGATAACAATTCTTACCCGCATAGCTCGTTGCTGCTTGCTGGGAAGCTGCGATTCCTCGACGACCTTGCGTTGGCGTTCGGGGAAAGTGTGGTATTCCGCCTGGGTCACCGAGGGCGGACCCATGGCGTAAAGCAGTCTGCCATTGACGTAGTCCTTAAGCACATATCTGGCAGAGCGCGCCTGATCCGGCTGTCCGTTGGAGGTCATAAACCCACGATTGTCTGAGACATACCgaaaagaaagagaaaggGCGAGtgatgaaatattaaataacaaaaaaaggagGACTATGTACTCACATCCATaggccagcagcagctcctcAGAGTGTGGCGGCCGCTCCATGTCCTCGCCTTCCAGCGGCTTGGCTATCACAATACCGTATTTGTCCTCAAGGACGTGGCGGGGAATGCGCTCGCACAGCAGGTTGACAGCGGGCACGTGGTCGCGCATTTGGTCGATGGGTAGGATGCCGTTGAGCAACATGTCCGCCTTGGTCAGAACGAAGCTGGGCATCACCAGACCGGGGCAGTCGCAGAGCAAAATGTCCTTGTCTAAGAAAAGCGTCTGAAAGCGTTTAGTTTTGCCGGGCGTGGCCGACACGGACACCTTCTTTACTGTCATCAGCGAGTTAATTGTGCTGCTCTTGCCCACATTGGGGTAGCCGACCATTCCGATGGTCACGTGCTGCTCCGTGTGCCGCGGACCGGTGTAAATGTGGCGCAGAAACTCAATGAGCTCCAGGCGCGAGAGCAAACGGGGACTGTTTTTATCGCCAGGCAGTTGCGGCAGCTGTTCGGTTTCCTTCTCTTGGTCCACCTTAAGCTTCTGCTCGATGGCGCTCAGTGTGTTTTCCACCTTGTCCAGCGACTGGTGGATCTCCTCGGCTGCCTGGCGCAGCTGCTGTACCTCGGGAAAGGATTCCTGGCGCGCGGCCTCCGCCTCCCGCttcagctcctcctccaccagGGTGGCTGAGTAGAAGGCCGTGCGAATGCCCTCGCTGTCGAAGTATTCCGCCCAGTGGCGACGCTGCTCCGCAGTGAGCAGATCTGACTTGTTCACAAGGATCATGTTCATCTTTGTCGGGTCCACCTCCTTTACGTAGCGCTCCAGGTCGACGCTGCGAAACAACAGCGGATTGCGGGCGTCCACGATCTGGACAACCACGTCGGAGCGCTCCACCACGCGCCACAACTGGCGCCAGAACTCGAGATTCTTCTCGTAGGGCGTCATCAGGATCTCTTCGTCCTCCTGCAGCAGCGCCAAATCGCGACGCCAGTCAAGGAAGGCCTCGTTTTCGGCCCGTTCCAGCTCCTCGGCGCTTGTATCCTTGCTCCACTTGGGACGCCGCGGGATCTTCAGCTGATCGCGGTGCTCGTCGTGCTTCTGGTGCATTCGCTGCTCCTGCGTCTTGCTGAGCAGTCCCACGCGCTGCTTGGGGTTCACGAACGTGATATTGAGCTTCTCGGCCTGGAACTCGGTGCCAGCCAGCTCGGCAGTGCGCAGGAACGCCTGGAACGAAGACTCCTCGGTAACCGAGGACAGGTTGAGGCGCCCCCAGTCGTAGCCATCCTGCAGCTCGGTGGTGTGTAGCTGGAGGAGAGTTGGTAATACAATGTAGTCTACGCTGTTGTACTCTCTGCTGGCGATCTTACCATTGTGTCGTTGTCCACCTTGCGGCGGGCTGTGTGACCGAAGCGATCCTTGATCAACTGACGGCCCAGGTTGGACGCGCCGCCATTGTTCTTCTTGCCCATGGCGCAATTACTGAATTCACAGGTGTACGAGACAAGtaactatttatattttaagtgtTAAATGTTTACAAAATATCACACGTGTTTTCGAAGTGAAGGCTTTCGATTCGATTGTTGAAATCGAATAGGTATCGATAGCTCGCAATAATACGCAGTATTTTATGCTGTTATCGATATGTATCGTTCCTAGAATGTCGGGAAactacaaatttaaaaaaatacgaagTATTTCTTGGTAAAACGATGAAGAGTATAGAATATTGgctattgtttattttttggtacacAATCGCAGATTGTTTGGAATCTCTTTTGCTTTCACACACTTTGCACTTACAACTAGGATTCGAGTGGTCTTCCGGTGGGAAACTTCCGGCAGAAGGCAGCACGCCGGGAACACAGTGGTTATTCAGTACGGATCGGAATCGGTGTCCTCATCGCTTTCCCCATCAAAGTCGCCATTCCACACTATGGGCCAGACAGCGTTCCGGGAACAGCTTCCGCCCAGGGCCTTGCAGAACGTGTTGAAGGTGCTGGCCTGGCTGAAGCCCAGGATCTCGCGCTCCTCGTAGATGCGGTACGTAAAGGTGCTCTCGTAGGTGCCCACGAAGTAGCGGGCGTAGGCGCAGACCAGCTGGTCAACCACCGCCACGCCCCCATCCTTCAGCTCCCGCCGCTGGGCGTTCGATTCCGGCGCAAAATGAACGAAACGGAAGCGGTAGAAGAGCTCCTTCAGCTCCATCAGCTCGTAGGGCGTAGCGTCGCTGGCCACGAACACTGTGGTCATATTGTAGGCTCTCAGCAACTGCTTCACCTGCTGGGCGGCCGCCTTAAGGCTGGGCGTGGTCGCCTCTCTCGAGCGCACAAAGTCGCCCCGCCTGAGGTGGGCGCAGAGGAAATCTCCGCCTCGCGCGTTGCGCTTTGGTCGCTCAAGTTCCCACATGGCAGGGCGCTGAACCCCGGCTGACGCAGCTGTGGTAGCCAGTGCCTGCTGTCGAAAGTCGTCGGCCACCCGGTCAAGGTGCCGGGCGAAGCGCATGGAGCGTCGGGCTCGCCAAAAGTGCTCGTCGCCCCAGTGGTCGTGGAGCACGGTCTCTGCGCTGAGCAGAGCGTAGGTACGCATGTCGTCCGCATCATCCGCGCCTGCCGTGTCTTCGGCGATGGCCCCGCGGAGCAGCTGTTCCAGCAACCCGGCGCTGCCCTGGAAGCGGACGCAGTGGAAGCGACCCACGCGCAGCTCCGACTGTTGCAGCAGCGGTCCACCCGCCAGAGATCCCTCGCTGCATGGCTTGTCCGTGATGCGCTCGAACTTGTCCCGGAAGATGCCCTGCTCCAGCATGATCTCGTAGTGCTGCAGCCGGAAGGCGTGCGTCACGTGGAC containing:
- the LOC108023196 gene encoding large subunit GTPase 1 homolog, with amino-acid sequence MGKKNNGGASNLGRQLIKDRFGHTARRKVDNDTMLHTTELQDGYDWGRLNLSSVTEESSFQAFLRTAELAGTEFQAEKLNITFVNPKQRVGLLSKTQEQRMHQKHDEHRDQLKIPRRPKWSKDTSAEELERAENEAFLDWRRDLALLQEDEEILMTPYEKNLEFWRQLWRVVERSDVVVQIVDARNPLLFRSVDLERYVKEVDPTKMNMILVNKSDLLTAEQRRHWAEYFDSEGIRTAFYSATLVEEELKREAEAARQESFPEVQQLRQAAEEIHQSLDKVENTLSAIEQKLKVDQEKETEQLPQLPGDKNSPRLLSRLELIEFLRHIYTGPRHTEQHVTIGMVGYPNVGKSSTINSLMTVKKVSVSATPGKTKRFQTLFLDKDILLCDCPGLVMPSFVLTKADMLLNGILPIDQMRDHVPAVNLLCERIPRHVLEDKYGIVIAKPLEGEDMERPPHSEELLLAYGYNRGFMTSNGQPDQARSARYVLKDYVNGRLLYAMGPPSVTQAEYHTFPERQRKVVEESQLPSKQQRAMRIDKSTSKELDNQFFSAKPTHVHVKGRANFPNVRLANDGSLVAGTDPAAKPWRHVKKERREKLRKKFSHLDEH
- the LOC108023200 gene encoding GDP-fucose protein O-fucosyltransferase 2; translation: MAQKIPQPNSKQNENKHKMRGSWLGAPALVRLHVHLLLILLLSLLAGTEAAFRNGTASRRSAGFRRSSATCAKQILPEILPLPATCPPEVLVLRGTVYILYDVNISEGFNLRRDVYIRMAVFVRRLQKRQRFRNVRLVLPPWPRLYHWHSQGLQQAGLPWRHFFDLASLRRYAPVLDYDEFLAEQRLFGNPGAPLVHVTHAFRLQHYEIMLEQGIFRDKFERITDKPCSEGSLAGGPLLQQSELRVGRFHCVRFQGSAGLLEQLLRGAIAEDTAGADDADDMRTYALLSAETVLHDHWGDEHFWRARRSMRFARHLDRVADDFRQQALATTAASAGVQRPAMWELERPKRNARGGDFLCAHLRRGDFVRSREATTPSLKAAAQQVKQLLRAYNMTTVFVASDATPYELMELKELFYRFRFVHFAPESNAQRRELKDGGVAVVDQLVCAYARYFVGTYESTFTYRIYEEREILGFSQASTFNTFCKALGGSCSRNAVWPIVWNGDFDGESDEDTDSDPY